The Deltaproteobacteria bacterium genome has a segment encoding these proteins:
- a CDS encoding tetratricopeptide repeat protein — MRIIFIIFAIATAIIFAPYAFADDNQTQTLVENANQSISAGDFNTACTNLDQALKIDPDDVDILYALAINAERCGRSDAIEKLEHLLSLDPNADEARLQLALIQSRLGNSDKANQALDYVLTRHPDLPAAIAIQWQIQAGVAIEPSAWQLNGRLDLAFGYDSNLGLTSTVLPQASQQSVGLALIDLAFGAHYRGHNRPYVAFVRFTSIQPFNDRDISTNSAATVIGFGALGRKYFQDIETVLDLRYDEVFTNSFSKHRERIIAPSLTFAKSINALQRLRVLAGFDYHDVIASPQALDKSAAIEPDNLVARLGLRDTLSIDNWSVTVDAAYRHSFPQATVAVGGISRNVDFSEFSGQLYGEMRLTPMLSALAQTGLATRSFTDNARPRELTWQAQAGLRASFEFIELHAEYAYFRNDSKTDAFTWDKHSFFAGVRVYTL; from the coding sequence ATGAGAATTATTTTTATAATATTTGCGATTGCAACAGCAATTATTTTTGCACCATATGCTTTTGCTGATGATAACCAAACACAAACTTTAGTGGAAAATGCTAATCAGAGCATTAGCGCAGGCGATTTTAATACTGCCTGTACAAATCTAGACCAGGCTCTTAAAATTGACCCCGATGACGTAGATATCTTGTACGCATTAGCTATAAACGCCGAACGCTGTGGGCGCAGTGATGCGATAGAAAAACTTGAGCATCTACTATCGCTTGACCCTAATGCTGATGAAGCTAGACTGCAACTTGCACTTATACAATCACGCCTTGGTAATAGTGATAAAGCTAACCAAGCGCTTGACTATGTATTAACTCGTCATCCTGATTTGCCTGCCGCTATTGCCATACAATGGCAAATACAAGCAGGCGTTGCTATCGAGCCCTCAGCTTGGCAACTTAACGGTCGACTGGATTTAGCTTTTGGTTATGACTCTAATCTTGGGCTTACTTCAACCGTATTACCGCAAGCATCACAACAAAGTGTTGGTTTGGCGTTAATTGATCTTGCCTTTGGGGCTCACTATCGCGGCCACAATCGACCCTATGTGGCTTTTGTGCGCTTTACTAGCATACAACCATTTAATGACCGTGATATTAGCACTAATAGTGCCGCAACTGTTATTGGCTTTGGCGCACTTGGCCGCAAATATTTTCAAGATATTGAAACCGTGCTTGATCTTCGATACGACGAAGTCTTCACTAATTCTTTTAGCAAACATCGCGAACGCATTATTGCCCCTAGCTTAACTTTCGCAAAATCAATAAACGCACTGCAAAGATTACGTGTTTTAGCAGGCTTTGACTATCATGATGTTATTGCAAGCCCACAAGCTCTTGATAAGAGCGCTGCCATTGAACCTGATAACTTGGTAGCGCGTCTGGGTTTACGCGATACTTTGTCTATTGATAATTGGTCAGTTACTGTTGATGCAGCCTATCGTCATAGTTTTCCACAAGCGACTGTTGCTGTAGGGGGTATTTCACGCAACGTCGATTTCTCTGAGTTTAGCGGACAACTATATGGTGAAATGCGTTTAACCCCAATGCTTTCAGCTTTGGCGCAAACTGGTCTAGCGACACGTAGCTTTACTGATAATGCTCGTCCACGCGAGTTAACCTGGCAAGCACAAGCTGGCCTGCGTGCAAGCTTTGAATTTATTGAACTACATGCTGAGTATGCTTATTTTCGCAATGATTCAAAAACTGATGCTTTTACTTGGGATAAACACTCATTTTTCGCGGGCGTGCGCGTTTATACGCTATAA